CAACTGACCCCACAACTTTGTGTGGAACCTGAAATGAGCAGCCTATGGAGAACCTGGTCATTGAATACTTAGATCTTGCTGCAGTCCCTATTTAAACACCTGTTCAATCAACTCGGGGACCTATATTTTAGATTTCAACATCTCTGAATTGGCCTGTTCCCTACAGCAGTTGTGTTCTAATGTCAGCCTGGACAAGGCCGAGTTCTTCCTGAAAGGGTTTGTGCTTTATGTTGCCCCCTGGGGGCACTGCCACTTTGGAATCCCTTTAAATACGTTTTTTTTTGTGTGAGTTTTGGGAGCCCATGTGAATAGTGTAAACATATTGCAAAGCTGGTTTCTGGCTGGCCTGTGGTTTAGATTATCTGAGCTTCCCCCTCTTGCCTCCAGGCTGAGCTGACCCACAGCTAATTTAGGTATATGCTCTTTCTTTGAGGTCCATCAATAATGGTGCTTCTTAGATTCAGTGTGGCCTAGTCCACTTTGTggtgctgtaacagaatatctgagactgggtaatttataaagaacagaaatttatttcttacagttctggaggctgggacatCAAAGGTCCAGGGGCCcccatctggtgagggccttcttgctgtgtcatcccatggtggaaggtggaagggtgtgagagagagagagaaaggggagagaggaagggggccaaactcatccttttattcCAAAATAACGAACCTACTCCTACAATAGTGGTATCAATTCATTCACGAGGGCTCTGATGAAGAATGTGTCTtcaaggtcccacctctcaacattGTTGCattgggattaagtttccaacacatgcactatagggacacattcaaaccacagcatggTGCATCCTCTGATGTCCACATTATAGATGGAGGTGGCAGCTTATCACCTGGAGCTcctgaagaaattaaagaagagacACATGGTGACGCAGCCCATGGCCTGGCGTTTTCAGCATCTCAGAAGCACTGACAGGGACCTGCAAGCTTATGAGGAATTGTTCAACTCAATGGGCTTCCTCAGAGCTTGGGAGACCATTAATGTGGAAGACACTATCTGgacatgtttctcttttttccatctCTCTAGATTTTATTTCAGGATCGGGGAGACTTCTGGAGTAGAAAAGCCACTCAAgaaccttcctcctcctcccccacaccCCGCCTCCCCCACGCCCCACCTCCCCCACGCCCCACCTCCCCCACGCCCCACCTCCCCCACGCCCCACCTCCCCCACGCCCCCCCTCATAAGCAGCTGCCCTCCGAGCGGCATGGAGTCCCCACGTCCCGGCTCCACGGTGCAGGAGTCCTCCATGGTGGTTGAATTCGCCTTTCAGGCCCTATGTTCAGGATTTGTGATCtgggttttaaaaacattttttagaagTCATTGGTAATTAAAAACTaagttttttattgtggtaaaatatacataacataaaatttaccacagTAATCTTTTTTTAAGCGTACAGTTGGCTGACACTGAGTGAATTCGCTGCTGTTGATAATCTGCTTCTCTCTGAGCTGCTGTCGCCCACACTCGCCGTTGGCCGTGCTTGTTTTTCTCCTGGAACTGGGGCCTGTGTCCCTGTTGACCTTGTCCTAGGTCAGCTGAGCCAGAGGACTCTCCTTCTTAGGGATACCGCTCAGTATCTGCACAGCCACAAAGTCCAGCCAGGGAGGGCATCCGAGACCACCAGCAGCCACCCCTGGGGGCCCGACCCGTGTCAGGCTCTGAGTTCCCGAGTCCCTGGACCTGCTGGGGTCAGTGCAGTCTGTGAGCCTCAACCCCCAACTGTTCAGCATCATCAGCAACCCCCAGCTCCCAGCATTCCCTCCCAGCAAGGCCTGTCGGAACCCAGCAGAGACTGGCGGCTGGGGCTTGTCCTCGAGCAGGGGGGCAGGACACGGGGCGCGGGGCTCCTGCCCTCATAGCGTCCTGTCAGGATGGACGACCCGAGCCAGGCGGTGCTCCCTcccgccacacctggccatacTGGCCTCTACCCACGCCGGTGCTGCCAAGGCCCCTGTGTGGGACAGCCCCCCTGCTCCAGCCTGTCCTCCTGGCTCCATCTGCATCCGCCCACACCTGCACCGGGCCTCACTGGCCCCTTCTCAGACCTGCACAGCCAGGTCTTCCCCAAGCACCACAGGTCGGGTTGGCCGGGCGTTTTATAAGAACAAACTGCGACTGTGAACCCTGGGATGGCTCAGCACCCAGGCAGCGCGGCCTCCGAACGCTGTCTGTGGACTCATCTCTCCTCTCCACTGGCCCGGCCACACGTCCATCCAGCCCTGCTATCTCcctctttctgtttctgtctctccacCCTCTTTGTGTGTTGGTgtctcctgtctctttctctccctctctgtctctgtctcctgtGTCTCACTatgtctttctctgtgtctctatgtctctgtttctctcttgttttattctcaattttttttggttgtttttttacctggacttcctcctctctctctttctctgtctctctctttctctttgtctctctctgtctctgtccctctctgtctctctttgtctctgtctctgtctttctctctgtctctgtctctctttctttttgtctctctgtctctgcctctctccctctcccctcaccccGCTGAGGGCTGTCTGACGGGAACCCCCAGCAGTGTCCTTCGCTCTCCTGGCAGCCTGCGGGCTCCTCCGGGCTCACCAAATGCAGAGTCACCGGCTGTTTCTGGTCTTTGCTGACGCTGACGTTAAGAGTCTGTGGTTTCCTCCATTTGGACTTGCCTGACTCAAGATCGGGCTCGGCTTAGACAGTATTTTGGCAGCCCCCTGCCCTCGGTTCAGGAGGAGGCTGGGTCCCCAGGTTTGGCCATGCTAAAGGCATGCTTTCCTGGTATAGTTAGCAGGCCAGTTCTGGGGTGATCCTCTGAGTCTTGGGGGTGTCCAGTTCTCAGTGCCCTTCCTCCAAGGTGGGGTCTTCATGGCGGGTGCTTGCCCACATCAGTGGCTACCCCGTGGCTGTGGAGTGGGGTCCTTCTAAACGGGAGCTTAACCCCCAGCCCTGCTGAGATGCCTCCATCACAATGATGCTGGGGCCGAGGTCTGCCATCCACCAGCTATCCTGGCTGAAGCTCTCattcctgcttcctcttcctcacAGCCTGGGCTGCGTGTTCCCGGAAACAGGCCCATCTCCCCATCCAAGTGCAGCTCTGGCCCCACACAGTCTGGTCTCCCAGCACCCACAAGGGCCTCCCTGTCCCACCAGGCCCCTGACACCCGCTCTCACCTTCATCCTCCAGAGGTGGACCCCCCAAAACTCCCCTTCCTGCTCAGGGGGAGGGGAGGTGTCACTGGGGGAGGCGATGGGGCTGCCGCAGgttctctctccctcactctcagGCGGAATCACTTCTTCGGTCTTTGCTCCCCACCGTGACCTCCTGCTGTTCTCGGTCCTCAGGGTCTCACCTCGCACAAACAGCCGCTTCAGTTATTTCCCGAAACAGAACCGGGCCTCCCTCAGGGAATTCTGGGGGTCTCAGGTCACAGAGAGTCCCCTGGCCCAGGCCTAGACTATTCTGAGTTAACATGGAGATGACATGGGTTTAGCCCACTTGCCTTTACTTATGAAGAAGGAGATGTTCGGGCAGAGAGAAAATCCCTGCCACAGCAGCGCAGGAGCCTGCAGAGCTGAGACTTCGACCCCCAGGGCGCGTCCAGGACTGGGGCCTCTCCTCCCGCCACCTCCCTCCCGAGGCTTCCTCCCACACCTCCCTgaatgagaccctatttctaGATGGGGCTTCAGCAGACGCAGAGCTGTGACCCATCAGGCccttctctctgcagcctccgGTTTCCTTTCTATCCTGAGACAGGCACGGGCGCCAGGCACCCACTGCGGCAGGAACCAGGGTGCAGACAGTGATGGCGATGGGGGgtttcatttgtatatttttccccAGAGTTATCTCTGGACCCCACTCAACCTTTTATTTCCAGAAACGGGAATCCAAGTCCAGGGTTTACCTCTGGGGCCTGGGGACCACGTTGCTGCCTAGGAAATGCAGCCCAACAGCGTGCTAGCTCCGAGGCAGAAACCTTTTCTCCAGGAAGGGCCGGTGAAGAGCCTGACAGCCGGCTCCACGGAGAAGGCCTCAGAACCGGCAGGCCAGGAACGCCCTCCGGCCCACCCTGGGAGACGGGCTGTTCCTCAGACCGTTTCTGGGAGGTCGAACACCTGTCCTCTTTGATTTTCCCTAACTTCGCAACATCTGTTTACGAACGGTTTTGCCCAGCTCATGACTTTTTTGGGGAGTTTTTGTACTAGAACTGTTGAACTTTGCTTAGGGACATTACACAAGACACAAACTGCAGGGGACGTTTGGGAGACACACGGCAGGCCTTGTCCGGAATCTTTTCTGTTTACTGAAAGTTCATTTGGTTCTCATGGCCATTTAACTTGAGGCCTAGGGACAGTGCTGGATTGGAGTGGGGCAAGGACTCAACATCTGGACCCGAGGAGAGAAGGAGGCGCCCTGCGAAGCCCCTCCTGCCACACCACCACCACTCAGCACCTGAGGAGCTCCAGAAGCTTCCAGAAGCTCCTGGCCAGCTTCACTCCAGAGACTGATTTCAGTGGCCAGGCTGTGGCCTGGATGCAGGCATGCTAAAGCCCCTAGGGGGTTCTAAGGGTGGCCAGGGTGGGGTCCCACCGTGCCAGGTCAGGTCGCTGCCTGGTGAGCAGGTCATCTGCCCGGGGGATGCCTGTGGCCCCCACTATACAAGCCCgagctggggtggggcctggcaCCGTGCGGTTGAAGAGCACCTGGTTGTTTAAGTTAATGTAGAACGTCTGCCCCAACCAGAAGCTTTCTGGACGTTTCCCTACTAGGGAGTCTGTGGGTCATAGGCAGTCACCGGGGAGTCCAATTCCCAAGGGGAACAAGAGAGACCAGCCCAAGTGGGGGGCCTTGGGGAGGCTGCACCAACGTGTGGGCCCCTCCCGACCCCACGGGGCCTGCACAGGCTCCCATCTGCCTCTGGGCGTGACCCAGACACAGGAAGGTATTTGAGGAAAGGAATGCCCATGGCAGTCACGGCACAGTATCATCCCTGGAGCCTCCATCCTGCCCCCACAGACTAGAATATTCCCTGGAGGAATCCCCAGCCTAGCTGGGAAGGGCGGGAGCTGGTGTTCCACACAGACACTTCACCTACCCACCTCCACAGGGCAGGAGAAGCCAGGGCAAGGCGGCAATCGAGAGACAAACCAGGCCTTGAGCGGGATCTCACTTTAATGGAGAGGGCGTTATGACCTCCGGGGCATGGCTCTCGGCCTTGGGCAAGCCCCTGGTTTTCATGGACCTGTCGATCCACTTGAGGAAGGCGGTGACCTTGGTGTAGATCCCGTACTTCCCCTTCCGGGCACAGCCCTCTCCCCAGCTGACGATGCCTGTCACGAAGTAGGTGTCCTTGAAGCGGGTGACGTGGGGGCCCCCGCTGTCCCCCTGGCAGGCGTCCTCCTGCCTGGCGTGGTAGCCGGCACAGAACATGTTCTGGGTGATGATGAAGCTGCTGGACAGCTTGCAGCTGTTGCGGTCCACATAGGGCACCTCCAGCATCTTGAGCCTGGTGGACTGCCGGCCCTTCTCGTGGGTGCGCCCGAAGCCGCTCACAATCCCCGTCTTCTGTGTCATCAGTGTGGACTCGGCCCAGTCGCGCTCGGGGAGGCAGGCGGGCGCCACGTTCATGCGGAAGGTGATGGGGGTCTTGAGCCGGAGCACGGCGATGTCGAAGTCATAGGTCTCCTTTGTGAACCGGTTGTGCTTGATGACTACTTCCACCTCGTGCACCGCCTCGCCGCCCTCCTCCTGCTCTGTGTTCCGGTCCCCTGGGACAGATGGGTGGGCCTGCACTCAGCTCAGCCGGGGACATGCTTTCGCACATCCGTTGCTTTTTAAGGaagttatgtttttgttttttttttaattaaaaatggcaCGTGGTcacttttgaaaatttgaaaaatagaggGAAGTGCAAAGCAGCAAATAAAAATGCCTGTCAGCGTTGCTACCCAGGGAACCACTGGTCATGTCTCACACATTTGGTTCTTTAGACGGCCGCCACTCCTGTGTCCTTGGGCGGGTGCATCCTCGGTGCCAGTCGTGGGCACCAACAAGGCGTCCCAGGGCCGAAGGCTTTTGGCATCCCAGACCCAGGCTGTGCGGTGTGGCCGCCGGCCGAGAGGTAAAATAGTTGTGCCGTGAATGTAAGATAGAGACTTAGCATGAAAGAAAATGTGCGGAACGTGTTATGACACCTTTAACATGATCAcacatggaaaaagtaatattttcaacaTGTTGAGTTAAATAAGATATATTAtgaaaatttgtgtgtgtgtgtgtgtgtgtgtgtgtgtatatatatatatatattttttttttttttttttttgagacagagttttgctctgtcgcccgggctggagtgcaatggcacaatctcggctcactgcaacctccgcctcccgggttcaagtagttctcctgcctcagcttcccaagtagctgggattacaggcctgtgccaccatgcccggctcatttttgtattttttagtggagatggggtttcgccatgctggccaggctgatctcgaactgttgactcaggtgatctgcccgcctcagcctcccgaagtgctgggattacaggcatgagccaccacacccagcctgtttttttatattttaaaatgtataatagaACAGTTAATGTTAGAAAAAGGTCAGTTTACATATATCGCCTGCATTTGTAGCTTGCGCTGGGTTTGCACTGAGCAGCTCTAGGGTCTAGTAGATAAAGAGATGTTAATGAAACAATcccacaaataaaaatagaagagacaGAGGTGCTTGGTGTTCAGAGTATGTTAAAGAGCGAGGGAGGTCTGGAAGGCTCCCAATAAGACACTGAGACACAGAACATTAGCTGGACACGGAGACCCAGAGACCTGGGACCCAGAGACTCGGAGACCCGAGACCTGGACACCCAGTGGAAGAAGGGCTGGGCTggttcccctccccctccccgtcctcctccctgctcttccccttcctctgctTCCTTATCTTCTTCCTCTGTGAAATGCCCCTAACCCCCACAAATAGGATTTCAGGATTTCAACCAGTGTTCCCAACAAATTCCATCAGCTCTAGTGGTCTCTGAAAAGCAGACAATGACTGTCCCCCCCACCACGGCCCTGGGGGCTGTTGGTCACTTACCTACCCTCACCTTGAATCTCTTGGCTTGGTAGAGACAGTGGGCTGCCGTGAGGATGTAGAACTCGCTCAGAATGGTTCCACCACAGAACCCCTCGTTTTCCTCATTGATGAGCAGGGCCTGTGACAGACGTGACAGGCTCAGTGTGGCCGGCCAGGTGGACAGGTGTTGCCTGACTGAGAAGCCAGCTCTTCAGGTGGCACTGCCCGGCCCTCCCCATGCCAAGCTGTCCTCTCTGGTCTCCTGCCGTCCACCCAAGGACAGTTCCTTGTCTGCCTCCTTTCTCCACCTGTGCCACACACTCACTGATATAGGGAGTCATCTCTTCTTTCTACCAAATCCATCACAGCGCTCTCTAAAGTCTCATGCACACAACACATCTGTCCATGCTTTGGAAAAGATGCTCCCTGTGGGAGCAGGCTTTCCCATCTCTGTGGCAGCATTTCTACCTGGAACCAGGAGACGCCAGTCTGTGCAGAAACATCTGCCTCGACTGGTGCGCCTGCCTGGTGTCCCGACGGTTCAGCAGTGTGAGCCTGTCCCCCACGGTGCACGGATGCCTCCATCCCAGGTGACTTCCTGGGGGTCCCTGTGGCAGCTCCTGTGAAGGGTCTCCTCCCTGCCAGGACTTGGAACGCGGATGGTCCCAGGGGAGCGAGCACTGACGGGTGCCACACGCTGTCCCTAGGGAGCTGGACTTGCACGTTTGGAGCCCGGgcatattttggttttcttttctccgGGGAGTTTCCCGTCCTGTGATAGTGGCTAGGCGCATGTGTAGACCAATGAAACTACTGACAATACTGAGTCTTAAAAGATTTCGTAAAACCTTCATGGCTAGAAAAGGGGTCattttttgcctcttttttgCATAATTTGTCAACTCATCATCCAGCTTACATGAGGGAAAGTCAGGCTTTCTAAGACACGAGCACCAACCGTTCTTCCTGAAGATGCAGATGAGGCCGCTTGCCAAGACTCGAACCAGGAAACAAGAATTGCAAACCTCAACAGACTGGGCGAGGGCCCCTCCAGGGAGCCCTCCAGGGCGCCCCGCCCTGGCCCCCCAGCCCGAGACCCTCTCCAAAACCCCGCCTGGGGCTCCAAGTCCAGCTCCTCAGCCCCACAAGAGGCTTTTCCTGCTCATCCTCGGTGGGGTCTCCTGCATCGAGTTGCCCCAACCACACAGTGCCTGGGATCGGGAGGACTTGGGTCTCAGCCCCCTAACTAGGTTGAGAGTTCTGTGTGTTGGTCACAGAGAGGCTTCATGGTTTCATATCCCACCTACACAGCGTCCAGCTCAGTGCCTGACGCGCAGAAGGCCCTCAACAAACATGCGTTGCAGAACCGCCTCAGTGCATCCCTCTCTTGCTTGGCTCTTTATAATTAGACAGAGGCTCACCCGCCACACAGTCTGGGGTGGAGGAAGGCCTGGGGGAATTCATGGGGGCGCTGGTGGCTCTGAGAT
The Symphalangus syndactylus isolate Jambi chromosome 15, NHGRI_mSymSyn1-v2.1_pri, whole genome shotgun sequence DNA segment above includes these coding regions:
- the F10 gene encoding coagulation factor X isoform X2, encoding MGHLLHLILLSASLAGLLLPGESLFIRREQANNILARVTRANSFLEEMKKGNLERECMEETCSYEEAREVFEDSDKTNEFWNKYKDGDQCETSPCQNEGECKDGLGEYTCTCLEGFEGKNCELWPYPCGKQTLERRKRSVAQATNSSGEGPDSITWKPYDAADLDPTENPFDLLDFNQTQPETGDNNLVRIVGGRECKDGECPWQALLINEENEGFCGGTILSEFYILTAAHCLYQAKRFKVRVGDRNTEQEEGGEAVHEVEVVIKHNRFTKETYDFDIAVLRLKTPITFRMNVAPACLPERDWAESTLMTQKTGIVSGFGRTHEKGRQSTRLKMLEVPYVDRNSCKLSSSFIITQNMFCAGYHARQEDACQGDSGGPHVTRFKDTYFVTGIVSWGEGCARKGKYGIYTKVTAFLKWIDRSMKTRGLPKAESHAPEVITPSPLK